In a single window of the Cumulibacter soli genome:
- the clpB gene encoding ATP-dependent chaperone ClpB, with translation MDQQKLTTKSSEALAAAQRMAAENGNPQLEPLHLLVALIEPSDAIARPLLEAVGADAQAVLTDAQLKIGRLPSATGSTTAAPAASRGLLDVLNAATKLAGSLNDEYVSTEHLLAAIAQHGGDARGSLTDNGATPDALINAFKTVRGNRRVTSADPESSYQALQKYAVDLTERARSGKLDPVIGRDAEIRRVVQVLSRRTKNNPVLIGEPGVGKTAIVEGLAQRIVAGDVPESLKGKRLMSLDLASMVAGAKYRGEFEERLKAVLQDITESEGEIITFIDELHTIVGAGASGEGAMDAGNMIKPMLARGELRMVGATTLDEYRERIEKDPALERRFQQVLVGEPSVEDTIGILRGLKDRYEVHHGVRILDQALVAAAALSDRYITSRFLPDKAIDLVDEAASRLRMEIDSRPVEIDEIERVVRRLEIEEMALSKEDDAASKTRLEALRKDLADKQEQLNELTARWQQEKGAIEATRGLTEQLDALRGEEERAERDGDLAKAAELRYGRIPALQKQIEEAADVQQGRDLMLKEEVSADDIAEVVGSWTGIPAGRLLEGETAKLLRMEDELGHRVIGQRAAVQAVADAVRRARAGIADPDRPTGSFLFLGPTGVGKTELAKALAEFLFDDERAMTRIDMSEYSEKHSVARLVGAPPGYVGYDEGGQLTEAVRRRPYTVVLLDEVEKAHPDVFDVLLQVLDDGRLTDSQGRTVDFRNTILILTSNLGSQAIMNVELDDAAKKDAVMAVVRGHFKPEFLNRLDEVVVFDSLGSGELTRIVDIQLQTLAHRLQDRRLTLEVTDAAREWLALDGFDPLYGARPLRRLIQSAIGDQLAKLLLAGGVVDGDTVLVDAGADGLVVSKKAVVSAA, from the coding sequence GTGGACCAGCAGAAACTCACCACCAAGTCGTCGGAAGCGCTCGCCGCTGCCCAGCGGATGGCGGCCGAGAACGGTAATCCCCAACTCGAGCCGTTGCACTTGCTGGTCGCGTTGATCGAGCCGTCCGACGCGATTGCCCGACCGCTGCTTGAGGCGGTCGGTGCTGATGCCCAGGCAGTACTGACCGATGCCCAGCTGAAGATCGGCCGGCTACCCAGTGCGACCGGATCGACGACCGCGGCGCCTGCCGCTAGCCGGGGCCTGCTCGACGTGCTGAACGCCGCGACGAAACTCGCCGGCAGCCTGAATGACGAGTACGTCTCGACCGAGCACCTGCTGGCAGCGATCGCTCAGCACGGCGGCGACGCGCGGGGCTCATTGACCGATAACGGCGCAACGCCGGACGCGTTGATCAATGCGTTCAAGACGGTCCGCGGCAATAGGCGGGTGACCAGCGCTGATCCGGAATCCTCGTACCAGGCGCTGCAGAAGTACGCCGTTGACCTGACCGAACGCGCCCGCTCCGGCAAGCTCGACCCGGTGATCGGCCGTGATGCGGAAATTCGTCGCGTCGTGCAGGTGTTGTCGCGCCGGACCAAGAACAACCCGGTGCTGATCGGCGAGCCCGGCGTCGGTAAGACCGCGATCGTCGAAGGCCTGGCCCAGCGGATCGTGGCCGGTGACGTCCCCGAATCCCTCAAGGGCAAGCGGTTGATGAGTCTGGATCTGGCCTCGATGGTCGCCGGTGCGAAGTACCGCGGTGAGTTCGAAGAGCGCCTCAAGGCCGTACTGCAGGACATCACCGAGTCCGAGGGCGAGATCATCACGTTCATCGACGAACTGCACACCATTGTGGGTGCCGGCGCGAGCGGTGAAGGTGCGATGGACGCCGGCAACATGATCAAGCCGATGCTCGCGCGCGGCGAGTTGCGGATGGTGGGTGCCACGACCCTCGATGAGTACCGGGAGCGGATCGAGAAGGATCCGGCCCTGGAGCGCCGTTTCCAGCAGGTCCTGGTCGGCGAACCATCGGTTGAGGACACGATCGGCATCCTGCGTGGGCTCAAGGATCGGTACGAAGTGCATCACGGCGTACGGATCCTGGACCAGGCCTTGGTCGCCGCAGCGGCGCTGTCTGATCGTTACATCACCAGCAGGTTCCTGCCGGACAAGGCGATCGACCTCGTTGACGAGGCTGCTTCGCGCCTGCGGATGGAGATCGACTCCCGACCGGTGGAGATCGACGAGATCGAACGCGTCGTACGACGCCTGGAAATCGAGGAGATGGCGCTGTCCAAGGAGGACGACGCCGCATCAAAGACCCGCCTGGAGGCGCTGCGCAAGGACCTCGCGGACAAGCAGGAGCAGCTCAACGAGCTGACCGCTCGCTGGCAGCAGGAGAAGGGCGCCATCGAAGCGACCCGCGGGCTGACCGAGCAGCTTGATGCGCTGCGCGGTGAAGAGGAGCGCGCCGAACGCGACGGCGATCTGGCTAAGGCCGCCGAGTTACGGTACGGCCGTATCCCCGCGCTGCAGAAGCAGATCGAGGAGGCCGCCGACGTTCAGCAGGGTCGCGACCTGATGCTCAAGGAGGAGGTGTCGGCCGACGACATTGCCGAGGTGGTTGGCTCGTGGACCGGCATCCCGGCGGGTCGACTGCTCGAGGGCGAGACGGCGAAGTTGTTGCGCATGGAGGACGAACTCGGCCATCGTGTGATTGGTCAGCGAGCCGCGGTGCAGGCCGTCGCGGACGCAGTCCGCCGGGCCCGAGCCGGTATCGCCGATCCGGACCGCCCGACCGGCAGCTTCCTGTTCCTCGGACCGACCGGCGTCGGTAAGACCGAGCTGGCGAAAGCGCTCGCGGAGTTCCTCTTCGACGACGAGCGGGCGATGACCCGTATCGATATGTCGGAGTACTCCGAAAAGCACAGCGTCGCGCGACTTGTCGGCGCCCCGCCCGGTTACGTCGGGTACGACGAGGGCGGGCAGCTGACCGAGGCGGTACGGCGTCGCCCGTACACCGTCGTCCTGCTGGACGAGGTGGAGAAGGCGCACCCGGACGTGTTCGACGTACTACTGCAGGTGCTCGACGATGGCCGGCTCACCGACAGCCAAGGACGCACCGTCGACTTCCGCAACACGATCCTGATCCTGACCAGCAACCTCGGGTCGCAGGCGATCATGAACGTGGAGCTGGACGACGCCGCGAAGAAGGATGCGGTGATGGCAGTGGTTCGCGGGCACTTCAAGCCTGAGTTCCTGAACCGTCTCGACGAGGTGGTCGTCTTCGACAGCCTGGGTAGTGGCGAGTTGACCCGGATCGTCGACATTCAGCTGCAAACGCTGGCTCACCGCCTGCAAGACCGGCGCCTCACGTTGGAGGTCACCGACGCGGCCCGCGAATGGCTGGCGTTGGACGGGTTCGACCCGTTGTACGGCGCCCGGCCGCTACGCCGGTTGATCCAGTCGGCGATCGGCGACCAGTTGGCGAAGTTGCTACTGGCCGGCGGTGTCGTCGACGGCGACACGGTACTGGTCGACGCCGGTGCCGACGGACTCGTGGTCAGTAAGAAGGCAGTGGTGTCCGCGGCCTAA
- a CDS encoding MerR family transcriptional regulator, with translation MKIGAFAQAGRTTARAIRHYHQLGVLPEPERRSNGYREYQFTDLVRLLRITWLTRAGVPLGKVADILRESDADDRDADGPDAESTVALSRDLTLVAMTIEAERDRLNRQLAALAQIRDAVDERRALSALPTTLSAALDHVADAAEGPQRAVIERDREMLEVLALSGELREEMVRAYAALAEDPVQLAEALRIGADFAAIEGKRVGDVEPEIAALVDAMFAAPAVRAMFVSVDAMGGSDGLDGADGMGGLEIPELPSAEDMVFFVPDPAQREVALRLLRRMS, from the coding sequence ATGAAGATCGGAGCGTTCGCCCAGGCGGGTCGTACGACGGCTCGCGCCATACGCCATTACCACCAACTCGGGGTGCTGCCAGAGCCCGAACGTAGATCCAACGGCTACCGCGAGTACCAGTTCACGGACCTGGTGCGGCTACTGCGGATTACCTGGTTGACCCGTGCCGGCGTACCGCTGGGCAAGGTCGCCGACATCCTGCGCGAGTCGGACGCCGACGACCGGGATGCCGATGGTCCCGACGCAGAATCGACAGTTGCGCTATCGCGTGACTTGACCTTGGTCGCGATGACGATTGAAGCCGAACGTGACCGGTTGAATCGTCAGTTAGCCGCGCTGGCGCAGATTCGCGATGCGGTCGATGAGCGGCGGGCACTGTCGGCGTTGCCGACGACGCTGTCCGCTGCCCTCGACCATGTTGCCGACGCGGCTGAGGGGCCGCAGCGCGCGGTGATTGAACGCGATCGGGAGATGCTGGAGGTCCTCGCGTTATCGGGAGAGTTGCGCGAGGAGATGGTGCGGGCGTACGCCGCGCTCGCCGAGGATCCCGTCCAACTCGCGGAGGCCTTGCGCATCGGCGCTGACTTCGCCGCTATCGAAGGGAAGCGGGTTGGCGATGTCGAGCCGGAGATAGCGGCTCTCGTCGATGCGATGTTTGCCGCTCCCGCCGTTCGAGCGATGTTCGTGAGTGTGGACGCGATGGGTGGTTCCGACGGTCTGGATGGCGCGGATGGCATGGGTGGCCTGGAGATCCCGGAGTTGCCCTCGGCTGAGGACATGGTGTTCTTCGTGCCGGATCCGGCCCAGCGCGAGGTGGCACTGCGCCTGTTGCGGCGGATGTCCTGA
- a CDS encoding AMP-binding protein, producing the protein MTGTDQQLQEWMATYGAPDADIAHLLCDRHPAADRAFTVVDEDLSSYGVTYGELADASRRLATVLARRGVTEGSRVPVLLGKRPELVVALLALWRLGAVHVPLFTAFATGAIAMRVEGSGARQLITDATQREKVDPLDVEVLDVDELVVSAKDAEPIAKGVAIGGDGIFLQLYTSGTTGKPKGVPIPTRALATFHSYLHYALDVAEDDVFWNAADPGWAYGLFYSLIGPMLTKRTSLMFTGGFEPVQTMQIMREFGVTNFCGAPTMYRAIRASSADAAYPLRRASSAGEPLTPDVVSWAKANFGIEVRDHYGQTELGMVICNLWHPAVARPLKEGSMGIPLPGISADIVDGQIAIDVAASPALWFSGYVDDPAKSAERFSADGAWYLTADTGRVDDDGYFFFNARDDDVILAAGYRIGPFDVESVLVTHPAVAEVAVVGRPDPDGVRGEMVEAFVVLMPGSEPGPELAEELQRLVRDQYSKHAYPRKVNFVTELPKTPSGKVQRFLLRQASAE; encoded by the coding sequence ATGACCGGAACAGATCAGCAGTTGCAGGAGTGGATGGCGACGTACGGCGCGCCCGACGCCGATATCGCGCACCTCTTGTGTGATCGGCATCCCGCCGCGGACCGCGCCTTCACCGTTGTCGATGAGGATCTGTCGTCGTACGGCGTCACCTACGGAGAACTGGCTGATGCATCACGGCGTCTGGCGACGGTGCTCGCGCGGCGCGGCGTCACCGAAGGCAGCCGCGTGCCGGTTCTGCTCGGTAAGCGCCCGGAACTCGTCGTCGCGCTGCTGGCGCTGTGGCGACTCGGGGCGGTGCACGTCCCGCTGTTCACTGCCTTCGCGACCGGCGCGATCGCCATGCGCGTTGAGGGTTCCGGCGCGCGGCAGTTGATTACCGATGCCACGCAGCGCGAGAAAGTCGATCCGCTGGACGTCGAGGTCCTGGACGTCGATGAACTCGTTGTGTCGGCGAAGGACGCTGAGCCGATCGCGAAGGGTGTCGCTATTGGCGGCGACGGGATTTTCCTGCAGCTCTACACCAGCGGAACGACCGGCAAGCCCAAGGGCGTGCCGATCCCTACCCGCGCGTTGGCTACTTTTCACTCATATCTGCACTACGCGCTTGATGTTGCCGAGGATGACGTCTTCTGGAACGCGGCCGATCCGGGTTGGGCATACGGGCTGTTCTATTCGCTCATCGGCCCGATGCTGACCAAGCGCACCAGCTTGATGTTCACCGGCGGCTTCGAACCGGTGCAGACGATGCAGATCATGCGCGAGTTCGGTGTCACGAACTTCTGCGGCGCTCCAACGATGTACCGCGCGATCCGAGCCTCCTCCGCCGATGCGGCGTACCCGCTGCGCCGTGCCTCCTCTGCCGGTGAACCGCTGACTCCGGATGTCGTGTCGTGGGCGAAGGCCAACTTCGGTATTGAGGTGCGCGATCACTACGGCCAGACGGAACTTGGCATGGTGATTTGCAACCTGTGGCACCCGGCCGTGGCGCGTCCGCTCAAGGAAGGTTCGATGGGGATCCCGCTGCCGGGAATCTCCGCCGATATCGTCGACGGGCAGATCGCGATCGACGTCGCGGCCAGCCCCGCACTGTGGTTCTCCGGATATGTCGACGATCCGGCGAAGTCCGCTGAACGCTTCAGTGCGGATGGCGCCTGGTACTTGACCGCCGACACCGGCCGGGTCGATGACGATGGTTACTTCTTCTTCAACGCGCGCGATGATGACGTGATCCTCGCGGCCGGTTACCGGATCGGGCCGTTCGATGTGGAAAGTGTCCTCGTCACGCATCCGGCGGTCGCCGAGGTTGCGGTCGTGGGGCGTCCTGATCCGGACGGCGTACGCGGCGAGATGGTGGAGGCCTTTGTCGTGCTCATGCCCGGGTCTGAGCCGGGGCCGGAGCTCGCCGAAGAACTGCAGAGACTGGTGCGCGATCAGTATTCGAAGCATGCGTACCCGCGCAAGGTGAACTTTGTGACGGAGTTGCCCAAGACTCCTAGCGGCAAGGTTCAGCGCTTTTTGCTGCGGCAAGCCTCGGCAGAATAG
- a CDS encoding M13 family metallopeptidase, with the protein MSILDDAREGMNTDIRPQDDLFGHVNGQWLDTVEIPSDRSSWGPFVQLADTAEQQVREIIQDLADADPGTLSENGAKIAALYASFMDTEQVNKRGIEPIAPAIAAVGEIEDVQGVARFLGELERVGGSGLFGSYIDTDDRNSDRYLVHVTQGGLGLPDESYYREDKFAEIRAKYAEYLQVMFTLGGIDDAAGTAALVLELETKLAAGHWERADTRDVQKTYNLKSYDELTALGPNFDWHGYITALGGDEQTLAEVCVRQPSYVEHLSAVLAQTPIEQTRAFLLSRVLRSAAPYLTDEFVEANFDFYGRTLSGTPELRARWKRAVSFVEGSIGEAVGEQYVARHFPPRSKELMDELVANLLTAYRVSIEALDWMTEQTKQRAFEKLETFRPKIGYPEKFRDYSALQVRADDLMGNVAAAEAFETDRQLAKIGSPVDRDEWFMLPQTVNAYYNPGTNEICFPAGILQKPFFAPDADPAENYGGIGAVIGHEVGHGFDDQGAQYDGAGNLNDWWTPDDKAAFEVKSKALIAQYDGFSPRNLPDEKVNGALTVGENIGDLGGLTIGHKAYQISLGAPHDGDLADIEGSKRLFTNWAYVWRTKRRTEQELQFLTIDPHSPPEFRANIVRNLDEFHTAFGTRAGDGLWLDPSDRVRIW; encoded by the coding sequence GTGAGCATTCTTGATGACGCCCGCGAGGGCATGAACACCGATATTCGACCCCAGGACGACTTGTTCGGTCACGTCAACGGTCAGTGGCTCGATACTGTCGAGATCCCGAGTGACCGCTCCAGTTGGGGTCCGTTCGTGCAACTTGCTGACACCGCGGAACAGCAGGTGCGCGAAATCATCCAGGATCTGGCGGACGCCGACCCGGGAACTTTGAGCGAGAACGGCGCGAAGATCGCCGCGCTGTACGCGTCGTTCATGGACACCGAACAGGTGAACAAGCGCGGGATTGAGCCGATCGCCCCGGCGATTGCGGCTGTGGGCGAGATCGAGGACGTCCAGGGTGTGGCGCGGTTCCTTGGTGAACTGGAGCGCGTGGGTGGATCGGGCCTGTTCGGCTCCTACATTGACACCGACGACCGAAACTCGGACCGCTACCTCGTGCACGTGACGCAGGGCGGGCTCGGGCTACCGGACGAGTCTTACTATCGCGAGGACAAGTTCGCCGAGATCCGTGCGAAGTACGCCGAGTACCTGCAGGTGATGTTCACGCTCGGCGGTATCGACGATGCTGCCGGTACCGCCGCGTTGGTGCTCGAGTTGGAGACCAAACTCGCGGCAGGTCACTGGGAGCGCGCGGACACCCGCGATGTGCAGAAGACGTACAACCTGAAGTCGTACGACGAACTCACCGCTCTCGGGCCGAACTTTGACTGGCACGGCTACATCACAGCGCTCGGTGGTGACGAGCAAACGCTTGCCGAGGTCTGCGTCCGCCAGCCGTCCTACGTGGAGCACCTCTCGGCGGTGCTGGCGCAGACCCCGATTGAACAGACGCGAGCATTCCTGCTCAGCAGGGTATTGCGCTCCGCGGCGCCGTATCTCACCGACGAGTTCGTCGAAGCGAACTTCGACTTCTATGGCCGTACCCTGTCGGGCACGCCTGAGTTGCGCGCTCGCTGGAAGCGCGCGGTCTCTTTCGTCGAGGGATCCATCGGCGAGGCCGTCGGCGAGCAATACGTGGCCCGACACTTCCCGCCCCGCTCGAAGGAGCTGATGGACGAACTCGTCGCCAACCTGCTGACGGCCTACCGGGTGTCGATCGAGGCCCTCGACTGGATGACCGAGCAGACCAAGCAGCGCGCGTTCGAGAAGCTCGAGACGTTCCGGCCGAAGATCGGCTACCCCGAAAAGTTCCGCGATTACTCGGCACTGCAGGTCCGCGCGGACGATCTGATGGGCAATGTCGCCGCGGCAGAAGCCTTCGAGACCGACCGGCAATTAGCGAAGATCGGCTCGCCGGTTGATCGCGACGAATGGTTCATGCTGCCGCAGACCGTAAACGCGTACTACAACCCAGGCACCAATGAGATCTGCTTCCCGGCGGGCATCCTGCAGAAGCCGTTCTTCGCACCGGACGCCGATCCCGCCGAGAATTACGGTGGTATCGGCGCGGTGATTGGCCACGAGGTCGGGCACGGCTTCGACGACCAAGGTGCGCAGTACGACGGCGCCGGGAACCTCAACGACTGGTGGACCCCCGACGACAAGGCCGCATTCGAGGTGAAGTCGAAGGCACTTATCGCGCAGTACGACGGTTTCTCGCCGCGCAACCTGCCCGATGAAAAAGTCAACGGAGCTCTGACCGTAGGCGAGAACATTGGCGACCTGGGTGGGCTCACGATCGGTCACAAGGCCTACCAGATTTCGTTGGGCGCACCGCACGATGGTGATCTCGCTGATATCGAGGGGTCGAAGCGACTCTTCACCAACTGGGCGTACGTGTGGCGCACGAAACGGCGTACTGAGCAGGAACTTCAGTTCTTGACGATCGATCCGCACAGTCCGCCGGAGTTCCGCGCCAACATCGTGCGGAATCTCGACGAGTTCCACACAGCATTCGGCACGCGTGCCGGCGACGGACTCTGGCTCGACCCCTCCGATCGCGTCCGCATCTGGTAG
- a CDS encoding PPOX class F420-dependent oxidoreductase, protein MTSAEFDPADLLAASRIGVLATIKVNGMPQLSPVTPYFDRDAGVILISVTEGRAKTANLRRDPRAALEVTSKDGWAWATAEGPVTLTGPGLSPDSAEVEALVDYYRRAAGEHPDWDEYRRVMVADRRVLLTLQVTRTYGDKIR, encoded by the coding sequence ATGACTTCCGCTGAGTTCGATCCTGCAGACCTCCTCGCAGCCAGCCGCATCGGCGTACTCGCCACCATCAAGGTAAACGGCATGCCGCAACTGTCGCCCGTCACCCCGTACTTCGACAGGGACGCTGGGGTGATCCTCATTTCGGTGACCGAGGGCCGCGCCAAGACCGCCAATCTGCGCCGGGACCCGCGTGCAGCACTAGAAGTGACCAGCAAGGATGGCTGGGCGTGGGCTACTGCGGAAGGACCGGTGACACTCACGGGACCGGGCTTGTCGCCCGACTCTGCCGAGGTCGAAGCTCTGGTCGATTACTACCGACGCGCTGCCGGTGAACATCCCGATTGGGACGAGTATCGCCGCGTGATGGTCGCTGATCGGCGCGTGCTGCTGACGTTGCAGGTCACCCGGACGTACGGCGACAAGATTCGCTGA
- a CDS encoding NADPH:quinone oxidoreductase family protein, with translation MRAVQVVNYDGPEALVINDIPEPTAGPDEVLIDVHRAGVAFPDLLLSRNMYQVKPEPPFTLSADYAGYVVADGNGFKAGQRVVGASSHGGAQERVAIKASSVFPLPDAISFEEATALPMNYLTAQFALVERGELKEGETVMVNGAAGGVGTASIQVAKVYGARVIALVSNEEKAQVARDAGADEAILLDGFKDEAKRLTDGRGVDMIIDVVGGDIFTDMLRSLAPQGRLMVVGFAGGQGIPEVKVNRLLLNNIDVRGVGWGAFAAITPGFQRQQWEDLMPHMASGKIKPPIGKVYAMEEFGQALIDMDNRKTLGKSVVRIKD, from the coding sequence ATGCGTGCTGTTCAAGTAGTCAACTATGACGGTCCCGAAGCCCTGGTCATCAACGACATCCCCGAGCCGACGGCCGGCCCGGACGAAGTCTTGATCGACGTCCACCGTGCAGGTGTCGCATTCCCGGACCTGCTCCTGAGCCGAAACATGTACCAGGTCAAGCCGGAGCCTCCGTTCACCCTGAGTGCGGACTACGCCGGGTACGTCGTTGCGGACGGCAACGGCTTCAAGGCAGGCCAGCGAGTCGTCGGCGCCAGTTCGCACGGTGGTGCGCAAGAACGCGTTGCGATTAAGGCCTCCTCGGTGTTCCCGCTGCCGGATGCGATCTCCTTCGAGGAGGCGACCGCGCTGCCAATGAACTACCTCACGGCCCAGTTCGCCCTCGTCGAGCGCGGTGAGCTCAAAGAAGGCGAGACCGTGATGGTCAACGGTGCCGCGGGGGGCGTCGGCACCGCCTCGATCCAGGTCGCCAAGGTATACGGCGCCCGCGTGATCGCGCTTGTCTCCAATGAGGAGAAGGCGCAGGTAGCCCGCGACGCCGGCGCAGATGAGGCGATCCTGCTGGACGGCTTCAAGGATGAGGCCAAGCGTCTGACCGACGGCCGTGGCGTCGACATGATCATCGACGTGGTCGGCGGCGATATCTTCACCGACATGCTGCGCTCGCTCGCGCCGCAGGGACGGTTGATGGTGGTCGGTTTCGCCGGTGGCCAGGGCATCCCCGAGGTCAAGGTGAACCGCCTCCTGCTGAACAACATCGACGTTCGCGGTGTCGGCTGGGGGGCGTTCGCAGCGATCACGCCCGGCTTCCAACGTCAGCAGTGGGAAGACCTGATGCCGCATATGGCGAGTGGCAAGATCAAGCCACCGATCGGCAAGGTCTACGCGATGGAGGAGTTCGGTCAGGCCCTGATCGACATGGATAACCGCAAGACTCTCGGCAAGTCCGTCGTCCGAATCAAGGACTAA
- a CDS encoding DUF1801 domain-containing protein, with amino-acid sequence MADVPFPRTSAPASRALASAGYTHLGELAGVPMRDVLALHGMGPKAIGLLRRAMTEHGWEFADDDASVGARAGGLVAIEDGRKPERNANATEPTGIEPAAWISALPKKRQREDGAALLTLFADVTGEDPVMWGPSIVGYGAVHYTYESGREGDMPRVGFSPRSASNSLYGLSGHDDVLARLGKYRAGAGCLYINKLADVEQDVLRELIALGWRSNAP; translated from the coding sequence ATGGCTGACGTGCCCTTTCCCCGAACTAGTGCCCCCGCGAGCCGCGCGCTCGCGTCCGCGGGTTACACCCATCTCGGGGAATTGGCCGGCGTGCCGATGCGCGATGTTCTCGCGCTGCACGGTATGGGTCCGAAAGCGATCGGGCTCCTGCGTCGCGCGATGACTGAACATGGTTGGGAGTTCGCCGACGACGATGCGAGTGTGGGCGCGAGGGCCGGCGGGCTGGTGGCGATCGAAGATGGACGTAAGCCCGAACGTAACGCAAACGCGACCGAGCCGACCGGCATCGAACCCGCCGCCTGGATCTCAGCGCTGCCCAAGAAGCGTCAACGCGAGGACGGTGCGGCGCTGTTGACGTTGTTCGCCGACGTCACCGGCGAGGACCCCGTGATGTGGGGACCGTCAATCGTCGGGTACGGCGCGGTGCACTACACCTATGAGTCAGGCCGCGAAGGCGATATGCCGCGCGTCGGTTTCAGCCCTCGATCAGCCTCCAACTCGCTGTACGGGCTCAGTGGTCACGACGACGTATTGGCACGCCTGGGTAAATACCGCGCGGGCGCCGGCTGCCTCTACATCAACAAGCTCGCGGACGTCGAGCAGGACGTGCTGCGCGAGCTCATCGCGCTCGGCTGGCGATCCAACGCACCGTGA